From the genome of Trypanosoma brucei brucei TREU927 chromosome 11 chr11_scaffold01 genomic scaffold, whole genome shotgun sequence:
AAATaaactttcctcactttcgTTTCACACAACTTATATTTCATCTCTTTTCCATTCacattttctcctctcttctccTCTCCCCTATTCATTCTCTACTCGCCCAGCCACGCATAGAAGCAGGAAAAgacaggaaaatgaagagaacgGTAAATAGCAccaaaaagtaaacaaaaatttgtatgatatataaatatataacacGACCCAGAAGCATACGGCACTCGCGCCggcatatacacacatctcctttccttcaacaCAAGCTCAGGTGAGTGAATtgacaacaaataaaattatTCAACTACTGAgtgactttttgttttacttccaCTCATAAAGACCGTTTGGTCCCGCCCGCCCATACTCGCACATTTCAATGGAATTCGACCATAGAAAAGGTACTCATAAAACCACACCGCCTTcgcgcaacaaaaaaaaaagaaaagaaaagtgtagACGCGAGGTAATTttgccttccctttcatttccATCCTTCGACTCCCACTTATCCCACTGTTCCCTTCACCCCTAAACAAatgaacacacaaaaacacactctcacacatttcttctttttcatgcaTCTACTTCCCATTTTCCCCACGCCTTCCTTGGATTTCTTCCGCTTTATTGCTTACAATCCACCCTATTCTCGCTCAGCAGAAGCAGCCACTTTCACTGTCTTCTGACTTTTTACCACCAGTTCTCGACACCCGCGCCACGCCGGGTCCTGTCCCTTGTTTACCCGAAACGGCGCCCGCATCCAACACGCCGGACTCCACATTATCATAAATCATTGCCGCAGTTTTCAGAAACGCGTCATCCACATTTTGCGCTGTTTTCGCACTCGTTTCCATAAAAACCAAGTTGTGCTTCCGTGCAAACGCCTCACCCTCCTCCCGTGACACCTCTCGTTTCTTCTCCAAGTCACATTTGTTTCCAATAAGCATAATAACAATGGCCGTGTTGGCATTTGACCTCGCATCTTCCAACCATGTTTGCAGATGCGTAAAAGTGTCACGACGGGTTACATCATACACGAGAAGCGCACCACACGCCCCACGGTAATAACTGCGAGTGATGCTCCGGAAGCTTTCCTGTCCAGCTGTATCCCAAATCTGCAGTTTGATGTTCTTCTCTTTAATAGTCACTACGCGGGCACCAAATTCTACTCCGATGGTTAAGTCGTGCAGCGGTTCAAACCGCTTGTCCGTGAACTGCAGTAGGAGGCAACTCTTTCCCACTCCGCTATCACCAATAATAATGTACTTGAAAACATAATGGTGCTGCTGCATTGCGGTGTCTGgacgttttgttgttgctgttgttgttgttactgttctcctcaataataaaaaaaagaaaaaaaagaacagtaacaaaaataaacctATTGTTGTTCGGTAACACAACGATTACCAACTAAATTCCAGTGTGATGCACCCGCTTTTGCTGTCACTGTTCTGCACGAATAAATTCTACACGACTCGTTCTCCCTATATGTAGGCGGTCGACGTAAGTGCCTTGCTATCAAGTGTAGTAGTCAACTTCGCAATTGGAACCTGTGTAGTTCTAttagacgaaaaaaaaaatacgtgtATACAATCTAAGATAGTGAAAacggaaataaataaagcagaAGGGGATACGTATAATTCGCAACCGAAAGGGTTGCAGCTGAGCatagcccccccccccccgaaaaaaaaaaaatcccggGAAGCAGAGGCCAAGCCGAAGCCCCCAGTTTATTTGTAGTAGGCTGGCCTACCAATCACGGAAGTGAGACTAACAATTGGCATGCAAGCATCAAAAAGAGCCTTGGAGTGGAGACTGCAACatctactgttgttgttagcCACTTTTACACACCATGTGCTCgcgtgttgatgttgtttgcACTGACCATATACCCAGTGTACATTGAACCATAACAAAATACATCTGATATCATGACAAAGACACCCTCCCTTCAAGAAAAGAGATGAGTTTTCTGACACTTGCCAACAAGGCATCCGCCTCCCCCGAGCCTTCGCTCATTAAGGTTCCTGTGCCTCTTTCAGGAGTTCCTCCAGCAGTATTCACGGCACCGCCCGGTCCCGCCGAGCATTCACCGATGCTTGTGTTCCCCCCTTCAGAACCGCTCAACTCTGCCCATGGGCTTCCCTCTCCAACACCTCTTTCATGCAAACTTCCCCTTGGGCTGCTCTCACTCGTGCTCCCCTCCTCCGTAGTTGCATTCCCCCGTGGGGCATTGCTATCGGATGTTGGGGTACCCTCTAAACGCACCTCCTCGGATTCCTCTCTACCTCCGCCAGTAGACCCACCTTCATTTGTGGGACGCCGGCGAAGTCGTACAATCCCACGAAGTAATCCCCGCAACAGCACAGTAAGACGCGTATCTGCCGTGTTCGTATCACTCAAATCGGTACTTCCACCCGCATGTATGTCTCCTCGAGACATATGAGCACTGTCCACAGGCCCCACCGATGACTCAACTCGCGACGCTAGGCGAGAACGAGAAATGGAAGCCTGGAAAATACTTTCGGTTAAGGGCGGACTGTCAGCCACCGAATGCGCACCAGATCGACGCCAATTGCGGCATTGCTTCGCCTTCAAGAGGTAGGGGTTGCACCAAAACTGCGCGACTCGCATTTCAACAGAATCAACACGGGGGTTTATCTCCTCGTGAGAAGACGGCAGAGACGACGACACGGATCCCATTGTTAAGGGGGTATGTGGCCGCATCGTGTGCAAGTTCATTTGGTACGTGCTGCTTCCTCTCCTCAAACCACTTGTGGTCCGCAGTAACGGATCAGTTGAGTGTAGAGACGCCTGAGGGGCACGCAGTGACGCCGCTTTAGATGTTAAGGGCGATGCGCTCTCTGTCTCCAGGGATATCGGGAAACCTCCTGTACATGCCGGGTGCTGTCTCTCGTAGAGAAAGGAAGACCAAAGGCGGCACTGCGCTTCATACGAAGCAAGTCGTGTCCTTAAGGCCTGTAGTTGGTCCTCAGCAACCTTCTGTCGCTTCTCCTGCGCAGTGAGCACCTCCTTCTGTTCAATCAACTGCTCTCGTGCATTTCCCAGTTCATACGCTGTAGCCTTGTTTAGGCACTTCTCACATGCCTCATACTGCTTGAGATGGCTCAGGGCAGCAGCGTGGCACCGGGAGAGGTGCTGCGAATGCACCGAAATTACTTTCATTTCGTCTACTATAGGCGATCCCGCCTTGCGAGCCAACATGGACAGTTTGAGCATTACACTGTCAGTCGCGTCAAGAATCTTAAAAGCGCTTTGAGATACAATTTCCAGCACAAATGTCAGAGATGTCGATGAGAACTTAATTGGTGGTTGCGGCGTCTCCAATACTGACTCTTTCAGTTGAAAATGTGGTTTGGTGTTCAACTCGGCTGCCTTTCTCTGCTCAGCTCGCATCACAGTAAGAGTTCTAAGCTTCTGAATCGTTTCGTGTTCGAGCGCACTTTCCagtgaaacagaaaagggtcCAGCACCCAGGGACATAACGGGATCATCAGAAATGACCACCTTCTCCCCACCATTAGCTCCCGAGGTTTCCACCAGTGTGTTTAGGTCTTCTAGCAACATTGTTGTCATACTACTCTCGTAAACAGCTTCAGATAGGTTGTTTATCCTCTTGACCATCGACTTGGAAATATTCGAAGCTGTCTCCATCCGCCGCCGCCGGGTGCGGAACATGCTCAGTAGTGTACTATCATCTATCTGAACTACACTATCTGTTCCGCATCTTGCGGTACGTGGCTTTTGGTTCTTGGGTAACGGTGGAAGGTGCATACTATCGCGGTCGCTAATTTCTCGCCGGCTTCCCTATGGAATTCCTGCCGTAGTAACGCAAATTGTATTCGTCCgctcccacacacacctacCACTGTAAATTTCAGGTGAATATGCAACGCCTACGCACGCCTTTGctcaaaagggaagaaaagaaaaaatgcgcACCAGCAATGTGGCAGTACAGTAGCGGTTAGACGCGTGGAACTACGAAGTCATTGGGCACAAAAAGTATGGCAGTAATTCACAACCGATAGAAATAACGAACGAAACGGCTGGAGGAAACTccgtaaaataaaaaaccgCTAAACACTTTAACAGAAAGTCCTGTAGCACTCCACCAATGGTATAATTAAAAGGATtgaaacataaaagcatTGTCAACGGCGGACCGACAACAACACACTTTTGCTGCACGGCCGCAGCACACCCCAATAcgcgggggaaaaaaaaaggaagtatcCATGGCAACGGATGTCAGAGCATCTGCGGTGAAGCCATTAAATATTGTTGTTACTTGCTTCCCTAATCAGTGCAGCCTCCTTCAGCTGCCTCTCCTTTGCATCGTCAACGATTGTTCGGAGGTTTTGGGTTGAGTAACGGTTCCATAACGTCATTGCAGTAATTATGATCGCACTGCCGGCATATATCTTCCCAGGGGTCATACGCATGCTCATTCTGTCAAAACTAACAAATTTCTTGTGACCCTCGAACAGCACGATCACAGCGGATACACTGCGAGTCACCTATCGTCTTCCTTTTTGACTGGAGGTGGGCCAAaattaaagaagaaaacagcatATAAAACATTCACGTGGCAGAGCATGCCTTCCGAGAATTTAAGTGAGTGTGCTTACATCCGAAAAAGCAGCATGACATGAGCTGCAGGAACGAAATCGTGACAGGCATACATATTTTAACAATGTTGACGAAGTGAATAAACAGAAAGTGGGATTTTACTAGCCACGGCAACTGCGACCCAAGTGACACCGCGTATGAAAAACGAGCACCGTTCACTCGTTCCATGAAAAACTGAACAGCATCACAGAGAAATCCGCTGGTAGTAAACGGGGTTCCACCTGTGAAGAAATACACGGCGGCCCGCCGCTACAAAGCGCACCAGACTCTAGAATAATTCCACCATAAGTTGCCACACTGCGGACGCATTGCCACGATCACCAAGCCGCTGTCGCTTTTCCTCGATGCGCGAGGCGGCtcacaatgaaaaaaagaaaaagcctCCAAACAACCAAGCCTCATATCAGCATCGATAATAACACAGATAACAGCaagaacacaaacaaacgaaagggGTAAAACGTAGTATCGCCATTAATCTCTGGAGAGAAGCGTGACCCACAAGCTACCCAGATCTGCAGGCGCATAACCGGTGCTTCccataacaaaaaaaaaagttgagcCACAACGGGGTACTCATACCACGCAAAAACCAAGATCAGTGCGGTAAACCGAAAACGATCTTGAAGTAAGAAGAACCCCAGGTGCTGCTCCCCTTCCACAACAATTGTGAAGCCTCCGCTGATGAGGGCTAATGGTTTGCTGGCCAAAAACACATGTGTTACATGAATTGTGCCACGAGCCTGATGGTGTGTATCACGTATATAATCCAAGTAACTTGCTACGCGTGCACACAGAATACTCGATATAGAAGAAAACAGGGAAAAAGCGGGATTACCATGGCATGTAAATCCTGCAGAAAATTGCTTCGTcgcttgcatttttgaatATTTGCAGCACCACTGACCCTCTCCACCAGAGGAGTTGATTTTacgttttttcttcgttaaaaaaaaaaaagtgtcgtAGTACATAAAGATACCACTACCATTAGAGACGTGACACCGCACGCAGCGGAATGGGAGCGCGTCGCCGGATACAACGGTCGTGACGAACCCCCTGCCAGAATGGAGAAACCGTCACTCATCGGTGTTCCCGCCTgcccaccacacacacacacagaaaaaaaaaagagccacCTCTGAGAAAATGCTTCGGTTCTTTATAACCAACAGGCTCTCCCATTTTTGTTGGGTCAGGTACTCAACTCACATAACCGCTTTCGTATGTTGGTGGAACTCACTCTACTCTCCTCATCATCGCAGACTCCTACATAAGGAACCAACACACACTCTAGCGGCTTAAGACCCACCGACAGTCGTGCTGTGTTGATGGAAGGCAAAGCGCCAACAGTTTCCGGTGAAACCACAAGTGCCTCCAACGAGGGATCACTATCGGCCCCACCAGCGCGGTCTGcaatgccggccacctcaaggCCAAGGTCTGGCCGTAGCAAATGGGCAAACTTTGTAACAGCTGCGCAGCGTACTTCAAACGGCTCGATGAGGTCGGCATGAATCTTTGTAGTTAGCATCGTGGACACCGTTACACCAATCCGAAGGACCTGCGTGGCGTGCAGCAAAGCAGTAGTAAGCAACAGTTTGTGACCTCCGTGCAGACGATCGAAAGTCCCACCGACTGCAACACCTTTGTACACCGGATTGAAGCCGCAATTAGGTGTCATTAATGAGGCCGTAAAGAGTGGTAACTTGTGTCCCTCCCGGCTATTTGTATTGCGATTAGGCGTCTCATAGTACTCTAAAGGCGCCAGTGGGACAACAGTGACAGATGTCCTTGGATTATGTCGTACAGCCACATCGTATAATACCTTTATGTGCTGGAGCGCCGTATCCCGATGGCCGTCATCTACTCGCAAGTGGACCTGCAGCGGGTTGTGAGGCTCTCCAGCTGGTTTTGTGCCACAGAGCGCGGTAAGGTGGGAAAACAACACGGTGCAATTCCTTTCCAGACCTGCGGAGGTGCCTAACAGAAGCGGATCCATCTGAATTTGTGGTAAACCTAAACGTAACAACTTGCCGTTATGGCCAATTTCACGCTGGTGATGGACAATTACGAATGtgagaggggaaggaagcagGAAAGAGTCTACGTGGACGCAAGGGAAAACGTGTAGcaatacacgcacacgctTTCATTCTCAACTGACCCCCACAAGATGGttacaacacaaaaaaaaaagacactgaATGGTTGTTCGCTTCGACTCAGCACGCTTTTCATGAGACACGCCGAGAGTCCTCAATCAAGGCACCGTAAGGTCCTCCCAGTACGGATTGTCATGATCACTGGACACACCCTCTGGATCGCTCAGCCAACGCGAGTCACAGCGAAACACTCGGAAGTGATGGTTCAGTTCTTGAATAGCGTGAATTGAGACAGTGGAACCCAAACCACCGTGCACAGGGTTGGGGAAACAGTAGAAAACACGCCTCACCCTGCTGTGAACAAGGGCCATGGAGCACATTACGCAAGGCTCATGACTAACAAACATGTCCATACCATTGGCGAGGTACGACGCGTCGCCTTCAACCTCTCGGTCTTTACACTGCTTGCGAGTGACTTCCTTTAACACGAATGTTACAGGATGATCCAGCACCACTCGATTGGATTTGCGGCACCCGGAATTGGAAACATAACCAAGACACGCTGCACTATTCCCCCGTTTAAGTGCGTGCTCCTCACCACTAGAAACAAGCACGCGGTAACCATCAGAGGGATCAACTAATACCGCCGCAATCCCAAGGGTTTCGTCCGTGCGAAGCCGCTTTGCTAACGGCATAACCACCGTACGAAAAATGCGCTGGATGCTCCCCATCTCGCACTCCGACAACTGTGTCGGTGCACGTGGCTTTGGTGTGGCGAAAGGCCAAATCTGACACCATTTGGTCCATTCCTCGGCGGAACTGCGCGGTGCCCTATCCGGAACCCACACCCTGTGCACGGCAACAGTAGTATCCGCTGCTGACTCAAGTTCTTTCAACGCACTGCTGTCTACGGGACCGCCAACGCTCAAAAGGAGCTCCAGTATGTGGCTATTTTCTGCCGCTGGGGTACCTAAAGCGGCACTGTTTCTCTCACAGCCGTCAGAGATCGTACTAGTGGCAACGGAGCTGTCACGTTTATCGCAAATAACACCCCCAGCAAAGCCATCCATGGGAGCAGTGGCAACTCGGGTCGCCGAAGAACGGCGGATACGCTTCAGATGGCAAGCATGTGGCTTGAGGGGGAGTAATTTGTTGGCAATACTCAGGAACATGGTGCACAAGCGTTCCTGCTGCACGTACGTGGCCAAAGCACTTACAAGTTTGGGGGGTTCCTCCGGTaccaccacctcctccatctcTGAGGAACTTAGTCACGAACAGTGatgaaaacagcaaaacgCATGGTGAAAAACGGCACACATGATAGAGATCACCAATAAGGATAACAATTGCACAGCCTCATTACCGTGTATACCTCCAGA
Proteins encoded in this window:
- a CDS encoding small GTPase, putative, with product MQQHHYVFKYIIIGDSGVGKSCLLLQFTDKRFEPLHDLTIGVEFGARVVTIKEKNIKLQIWDTAGQESFRSITRSYYRGACGALLVYDVTRRDTFTHLQTWLEDARSNANTAIVIMLIGNKCDLEKKREVSREEGEAFARKHNLVFMETSAKTAQNVDDAFLKTAAMIYDNVESGVLDAGAVSGKQGTGPGVARVSRTGGKKSEDSESGCFC
- a CDS encoding deaminase, putative (similar to tRNA-specific adenosine deaminase 3 (EC 3.5.4.-) (tRNA-specificadenosine-34 deaminase subunit TAD3). (Swiss-Prot:Q9URQ3) (Saccharomyces cerevisiae)); amino-acid sequence: MEEVVVPEEPPKLVSALATYVQQERLCTMFLSIANKLLPLKPHACHLKRIRRSSATRVATAPMDGFAGGVICDKRDSSVATSTISDGCERNSAALGTPAAENSHILELLLSVGGPVDSSALKELESAADTTVAVHRVWVPDRAPRSSAEEWTKWCQIWPFATPKPRAPTQLSECEMGSIQRIFRTVVMPLAKRLRTDETLGIAAVLVDPSDGYRVLVSSGEEHALKRGNSAACLGYVSNSGCRKSNRVVLDHPVTFVLKEVTRKQCKDREVEGDASYLANGMDMFVSHEPCVMCSMALVHSRVRRVFYCFPNPVHGGLGSTVSIHAIQELNHHFRVFRCDSRWLSDPEGVSSDHDNPYWEDLTVP